One Bacteroidota bacterium DNA segment encodes these proteins:
- the truB gene encoding tRNA pseudouridine(55) synthase TruB produces the protein MSLSFQSYLDGQVLLINKPYKWTSFDVVNKLKWLIRKQLKSQQPITGNQQLKVGHAGTLDPLATGLLIICTGKFTKRIEEFQAQEKEYTGTFCLGATTPCFDLEQAIDKHYPTGHITPEAIYEAVKQFTGTIQQVPPIFSAVKVKGNRAYDLARQGKTPEMQAKTITISTFDVTNINMPYIDFRVVCSKGTYIRSLARDFGLALNSGAHLTALCRTRIGSFHIDKAQEVQQLELELSKPLSK, from the coding sequence ATGAGTCTATCATTTCAATCTTATCTTGACGGACAGGTTCTTCTCATCAACAAACCATACAAGTGGACCTCATTTGATGTAGTGAATAAGCTAAAGTGGCTGATAAGAAAACAATTAAAATCTCAACAGCCAATAACCGGTAACCAACAGCTTAAAGTCGGCCACGCCGGCACGCTTGATCCACTTGCAACCGGACTCTTAATTATATGTACGGGGAAGTTCACCAAACGTATTGAAGAATTTCAAGCACAGGAAAAAGAATACACAGGAACTTTTTGCTTAGGTGCCACTACGCCTTGTTTCGACCTAGAGCAGGCAATTGATAAACATTATCCAACCGGCCACATCACCCCTGAGGCAATTTATGAAGCGGTAAAACAGTTTACAGGGACAATTCAGCAGGTTCCTCCTATTTTCTCAGCCGTAAAAGTGAAGGGTAACAGGGCTTATGACCTGGCCCGTCAGGGAAAAACTCCCGAAATGCAAGCTAAAACGATCACTATCTCCACATTTGATGTAACTAACATAAATATGCCTTACATTGATTTCAGGGTAGTGTGCAGCAAAGGCACTTATATACGATCATTGGCCCGTGATTTTGGCCTCGCACTGAACAGCGGCGCCCATCTTACGGCCCTATGCCGCACGCGAATTGGTTCGTTTCATATTGACAAAGCACAGGAAGTACAACAGTTGGAGCTTGAATTAAGCAAGCCGCTTTCTAAATGA